A window from uncultured Desulfobacter sp. encodes these proteins:
- a CDS encoding NAD-dependent succinate-semialdehyde dehydrogenase encodes MLQLKNSDLFCTRCFINDQWIDADSGKTVEVTNPATGEVLGTVPYCGADETQRAILAANESLDAWRNKTAGERSAVLRKWHDLLMENQEDLATLMTAEQGKPMAESRGEIAYAAGFFEWFAEEAKRVYGDVIPQTVASQRLVVIKQPVGVVAAITPWNFPSAMITRKAGAALAVGCTMVVKPATATPFSALAIAKLGQQAGVPKGVFNVLTGSSSAIGGELTSNPIVRKLTFTGSTEIGKKLMQDCAGTMKRLSMELGGNAPFIVFDDADIDAAVEGAMASKYRNSGQTCVCTNRIYVQAGVYDEFCRKLTTAVEGLKVGNGFDDGVQQGPLIDMGAVETVESHIQDAVSKGGIVLTGGVRHSLGRSFFEPTIVADATDEMRVAKEETFGPLAPVFKFDTEEEAVRKANDTEFGLAAYFYTKDLGRTWRMGENLEYGLVGINTGLISNPVAPFGGVKESGNGREGSKYGLDDYLEIKYMCMSI; translated from the coding sequence ATGCTACAGTTAAAAAATTCAGATCTGTTTTGTACTCGTTGTTTTATTAATGATCAATGGATTGACGCAGACAGCGGCAAGACCGTTGAGGTAACAAATCCTGCCACCGGAGAAGTGCTTGGTACAGTTCCCTATTGTGGTGCCGATGAAACACAAAGAGCCATTCTTGCGGCTAATGAAAGCCTGGACGCCTGGAGAAATAAAACAGCCGGGGAACGCTCGGCTGTTTTGCGCAAGTGGCACGACCTGCTCATGGAAAACCAGGAAGATTTGGCTACGCTTATGACGGCGGAGCAGGGCAAGCCCATGGCAGAATCCAGAGGCGAGATCGCTTACGCCGCAGGTTTCTTTGAATGGTTTGCCGAAGAGGCCAAACGGGTATACGGGGATGTGATCCCCCAGACCGTGGCCTCCCAGCGCCTGGTGGTGATCAAGCAGCCTGTGGGCGTTGTGGCCGCCATCACCCCGTGGAATTTCCCCAGCGCCATGATTACCAGAAAGGCGGGGGCCGCGCTGGCCGTCGGCTGCACCATGGTGGTAAAGCCTGCAACCGCCACCCCGTTTTCGGCCCTGGCCATTGCAAAACTGGGGCAGCAGGCCGGCGTACCCAAAGGGGTCTTCAATGTATTGACAGGTTCTTCTTCGGCCATTGGCGGGGAATTGACCTCCAACCCCATTGTCCGTAAATTGACCTTCACCGGCTCCACCGAGATCGGTAAGAAATTGATGCAGGACTGTGCAGGTACCATGAAACGCCTTTCCATGGAACTGGGTGGAAACGCCCCGTTTATTGTGTTTGACGATGCCGATATTGATGCGGCTGTGGAGGGCGCCATGGCGTCCAAATACCGCAACTCCGGCCAGACCTGCGTATGCACCAACCGGATTTATGTCCAGGCCGGGGTGTATGATGAATTTTGCCGGAAACTGACAACCGCCGTGGAGGGGCTTAAGGTCGGCAATGGTTTTGATGACGGGGTGCAGCAGGGTCCGCTCATTGATATGGGGGCCGTGGAAACCGTTGAAAGCCACATCCAGGATGCCGTCAGCAAAGGCGGAATAGTCCTGACCGGTGGTGTCCGCCACTCCCTGGGCCGCAGTTTTTTTGAGCCGACCATTGTTGCCGATGCCACGGACGAGATGCGGGTGGCCAAAGAGGAGACCTTTGGGCCGCTGGCCCCGGTGTTCAAGTTTGATACGGAAGAAGAAGCGGTCCGCAAGGCCAATGACACGGAATTTGGTCTGGCTGCTTATTTTTACACCAAAGATCTGGGCAGAACCTGGCGGATGGGTGAAAACCTGGAATATGGTCTGGTGGGTATCAATACCGGTCTTATTTCGAACCCGGTGGCGCCTTTTGGCGGTGTCAAAGAGTCGGGTAACGGCCGGGAAGGATCAAAATACGGACTGGACGACTACCTCGAAATAAAATACATGTGTATGTCCATATAA
- a CDS encoding cache domain-containing protein: protein MTLKINIMLVSVLVAVILVLAGITYTYTQSISRQTVENHQQALTKEAAKMVTLWLEHRFKLVDALAHTLEDLYLTRGEDPRPILKMTMEAGDFSDVYLGLYNGTMIDGADWYASRDYDPRTRPWYKRGMEEQKISLTRPFMDQGFWTMVIAVVVPLVHENQVVGVLSANIILDTLQKSVMDLRIGRYGSAFIIDGQGTVLVHQNKSLMMTTKIQESDPALSKFGSYFPGRDAGSFSYRDRMLSFHKLTDTGWYLCTNVDREEALVLAKNTDMLFAMSMVLKILGILALLFFITVGGSALILFISKNRFEAIVSGKDEDLRGEIVRRKELETRYRTLFNTATNAIMLTKNGIYIECNQKALDMFELAEDDIIGKTMLDLSPATQMDGTATTLKLTQLEQSHGHGGFDVFKWTFSRANGSEFPAEIGISTLTLDREMVKVYSIWDISKRVNAEQNLRQAQKMAAMGEMMSAIAHQWRQPLNALSSYIASLTPAFYNQMISGPFIEKLVREADAQIQFMSRTINDFREYFRPSKNKHTFEIMDAIDSAIKLVKPQLRQNNITLDIELDDANDPMPILGYKNEFVHVLVNIISNAKDAINERQANTPERTVHRLINLSVLKRSDEICLEIMDTGCGIPSHLMEKIFTPYFTTKGTATGTGIGLYMAKMIVEKEMKGHIHVENRYTGVMFRICLPLALGKTPQKDD, encoded by the coding sequence ATGACGCTGAAGATCAACATAATGCTGGTGTCCGTGCTGGTGGCGGTTATTCTTGTTTTGGCGGGGATCACATATACCTATACCCAGTCCATCAGCCGCCAGACCGTGGAAAATCACCAGCAGGCCTTGACCAAAGAGGCGGCCAAAATGGTGACACTGTGGCTGGAACATCGGTTTAAGCTGGTGGATGCCCTGGCGCATACCCTGGAAGATCTTTATTTGACCCGGGGAGAGGACCCAAGGCCTATTTTAAAAATGACCATGGAAGCCGGCGATTTTTCCGATGTCTATCTGGGGCTTTATAACGGAACGATGATCGATGGGGCCGACTGGTATGCCTCACGGGATTATGATCCCCGGACCCGGCCCTGGTACAAGCGGGGCATGGAAGAACAAAAAATATCCTTAACCCGGCCCTTTATGGACCAGGGCTTTTGGACGATGGTCATTGCCGTGGTGGTGCCCCTGGTTCACGAAAATCAGGTGGTCGGCGTTTTAAGTGCCAATATCATTTTAGACACCTTGCAGAAGTCGGTGATGGATCTTCGCATCGGCCGATACGGGTCCGCATTTATCATTGACGGCCAGGGTACCGTGCTGGTTCATCAGAACAAGAGCCTGATGATGACCACCAAAATCCAGGAATCCGATCCCGCCCTTTCCAAGTTCGGTTCATATTTCCCCGGACGGGATGCCGGCTCTTTCTCTTATCGGGATCGAATGCTCAGCTTTCACAAACTTACGGATACCGGGTGGTATCTGTGTACCAACGTGGACCGGGAAGAGGCATTGGTCCTGGCCAAAAACACGGATATGCTGTTTGCCATGTCCATGGTCTTGAAAATTTTGGGCATCTTGGCGTTGCTCTTCTTTATTACCGTGGGCGGGTCTGCCCTGATCCTGTTTATCTCAAAAAACAGGTTTGAGGCCATTGTGTCTGGAAAAGACGAGGATCTTCGCGGGGAAATCGTTCGCAGAAAAGAGCTTGAAACCCGTTATAGAACCCTTTTTAACACGGCCACCAATGCCATCATGCTCACAAAAAACGGGATCTATATCGAATGCAATCAAAAGGCATTGGATATGTTTGAGCTTGCCGAAGATGACATCATCGGCAAGACCATGCTGGATCTCTCCCCGGCCACACAGATGGACGGCACGGCCACAACGCTCAAACTGACCCAGCTTGAGCAGTCCCACGGCCATGGCGGTTTCGACGTGTTTAAATGGACGTTCAGCCGGGCCAATGGGTCTGAATTCCCGGCTGAGATAGGAATCTCCACGTTGACCCTGGATCGCGAAATGGTCAAGGTGTACAGTATCTGGGATATTTCAAAACGGGTAAATGCCGAGCAGAATTTGCGCCAGGCCCAGAAAATGGCTGCCATGGGTGAAATGATGTCCGCGATAGCACACCAGTGGCGTCAGCCCCTCAACGCCTTGTCCTCGTACATTGCGTCCCTGACCCCTGCCTTCTACAACCAGATGATATCCGGACCGTTTATTGAAAAATTGGTCCGGGAGGCCGATGCTCAGATCCAGTTTATGTCCAGGACCATCAACGATTTCAGGGAATACTTCAGACCGTCGAAAAACAAACATACCTTTGAAATAATGGATGCCATAGACAGTGCCATCAAGCTGGTCAAACCCCAGTTGCGTCAGAACAATATCACCCTGGATATTGAGCTGGACGATGCCAATGATCCCATGCCTATCCTGGGATACAAGAATGAATTTGTGCATGTCCTGGTCAACATCATCTCCAATGCAAAGGACGCCATCAACGAACGCCAGGCCAACACCCCGGAGCGGACTGTTCACAGGTTAATCAATCTGTCTGTGCTGAAGCGCAGTGATGAGATCTGCCTTGAAATCATGGATACGGGGTGCGGAATTCCTTCCCATTTAATGGAAAAAATATTTACGCCCTATTTTACCACCAAGGGAACGGCCACCGGCACCGGCATCGGTTTGTACATGGCCAAAATGATCGTGGAAAAGGAGATGAAAGGCCATATTCATGTAGAAAACCGGTACACGGGCGTTATGTTCCGGATCTGTCTGCCCCTTGCGCTTGGCAAAACACCCCAAAAGGACGATTAA
- a CDS encoding sigma-54 dependent transcriptional regulator — MINFSHSKVPVVLVDDESSELDAYGFLLTSMGVKQVIQVQDSRRLPGVMRDLGVCVLFLDLNMPHKSGLEVLKELRETHPHIPVVIITANSEIESAVACLKQGAHDYLVKPINMNTFASALRNALEICALRNEVFTLKGVSFNQNLKYPEHFRNIITQNPRMIGLFQYIESISSSREPILILGETGTGKELISRAIHDVSGLEGPFIPVDVAGLDDNLFSDTLFGHSKGAYTGADKHREGLVEKAAGGSLFLDEIGDLSAASQVKLLRLIQEGIFYPLGSDKPRTCRARIISATNKTRNALATEDQGRFRSDLFFRLSTHLIEVPPLRERKEDIPLIAAGLRDQAAKAMGKPVVETGQQLSAVLEAHAFPGNIRELKTYIYDAVAQSTGTSLSVDAILDRLADVSTVSRAPMVGAAPNRDTVLEDLMGGFPTLAALTEYAIDQALERTDNNQSQAARLLGISKQALSKRLKNRDKS; from the coding sequence ATGATTAATTTCAGCCATTCAAAGGTGCCTGTGGTTTTGGTGGATGATGAATCCTCCGAACTTGATGCATACGGTTTTTTGTTGACCTCCATGGGGGTCAAGCAGGTCATTCAGGTCCAGGACAGCCGCCGCCTGCCCGGGGTGATGAGGGACCTGGGAGTGTGTGTTCTTTTTCTTGATCTGAATATGCCTCATAAGTCCGGCCTTGAGGTATTAAAAGAGCTTCGGGAGACCCATCCGCACATTCCCGTGGTGATCATCACGGCCAATTCAGAGATAGAGAGTGCTGTTGCATGTTTAAAGCAGGGTGCCCATGATTACCTGGTCAAGCCTATCAACATGAACACCTTTGCCTCGGCACTGAGAAACGCCCTGGAAATCTGCGCATTGCGAAACGAGGTGTTCACCCTGAAAGGGGTCTCCTTTAACCAGAATCTCAAATATCCGGAACATTTCCGGAATATCATCACCCAGAATCCCAGGATGATCGGGCTTTTTCAGTATATTGAGTCCATCTCCAGCAGCCGGGAACCCATTTTGATTCTTGGCGAAACCGGCACGGGCAAGGAGCTGATTTCCCGGGCCATCCATGATGTGTCCGGGCTTGAAGGCCCTTTTATTCCGGTGGATGTGGCAGGGCTTGATGACAATCTGTTTTCGGATACGCTGTTCGGCCATAGCAAAGGTGCGTACACCGGGGCCGATAAACACAGGGAGGGCCTGGTGGAAAAGGCTGCCGGCGGTTCCCTGTTTTTAGATGAAATCGGGGATCTTTCCGCCGCGTCCCAGGTGAAGCTGCTGCGGTTGATCCAGGAGGGGATTTTTTACCCCTTGGGGTCAGACAAGCCCAGGACCTGCCGGGCACGGATTATCTCTGCAACCAATAAAACCCGAAACGCGCTTGCGACCGAAGACCAGGGCCGTTTCAGATCCGATCTTTTTTTCAGGCTTTCCACCCACCTGATCGAGGTGCCCCCGTTACGGGAGCGCAAAGAGGATATCCCCCTGATCGCAGCAGGCCTAAGGGATCAGGCCGCCAAAGCCATGGGCAAGCCCGTCGTTGAAACCGGACAACAGTTGTCTGCCGTTCTGGAGGCCCATGCGTTCCCGGGCAATATCCGGGAGCTGAAAACCTATATCTACGATGCCGTGGCGCAAAGTACCGGCACAAGCCTCAGTGTTGACGCGATCCTGGACCGGCTGGCGGATGTCTCGACCGTATCCCGAGCCCCAATGGTTGGCGCAGCCCCTAACCGTGATACGGTTCTGGAAGATTTAATGGGCGGGTTTCCCACCCTGGCCGCCCTGACCGAATATGCCATTGACCAGGCCCTGGAACGTACCGATAACAATCAAAGTCAGGCCGCCCGACTTCTGGGCATCTCCAAACAGGCCCTGAGCAAGCGATTGAAAAATCGGGACAAAAGTTGA
- a CDS encoding ABC transporter substrate-binding protein, whose translation MKLNRFWTATAAAGLLISGLIFTGPATADDATIKIGNIIPLSGPSASVGQQGKNAREMAIEEINAAGGIKSLGGAKLEMLYADSESKPEKGVSEAERLINTEKVNVLTGCWNSAVTYPTTAVAERYGVPFIVPVSVSDKITEQGFKNVFRIAAKDSWWTRDQFSFLKDMQTEFNTPVKKLAFVYENGDWGKGMAGQWKKLAEKDGYEVVLDEPYPSTATDLSPVVQKIRRSRADVLLLVSNAADAILLTNTLAEYKVSLKAIVTTGGGHADPFFIKAVGKNAQYLFDIVEWEADINKPGAKETNEKYKAKYGYNLTGEAVDAYVAMYVIKDALERAGSLDKDAIRNALAQTNLTSGPGMIVGYDAVQFDQSGQNSHASPVIVQINDAGNGLERITVWPKSARRAGYTPVFPKP comes from the coding sequence ATGAAGCTCAATCGTTTTTGGACCGCAACGGCAGCCGCCGGGCTTTTAATCAGCGGGCTTATTTTTACAGGCCCTGCAACGGCAGATGACGCAACCATCAAGATCGGTAACATTATCCCACTGTCAGGCCCTTCTGCCTCTGTGGGCCAGCAGGGAAAAAATGCCAGGGAGATGGCCATTGAGGAGATCAACGCAGCCGGCGGTATCAAATCCCTGGGTGGTGCCAAACTTGAAATGCTCTATGCCGATTCCGAATCCAAGCCGGAAAAAGGCGTTTCCGAAGCAGAACGCTTGATCAACACCGAAAAGGTCAATGTCCTTACCGGATGCTGGAACTCCGCAGTGACCTATCCCACCACAGCGGTTGCTGAACGGTATGGGGTGCCCTTTATCGTGCCGGTGTCCGTGTCCGACAAAATCACCGAACAGGGATTTAAAAATGTATTCCGTATTGCCGCCAAGGATTCCTGGTGGACCCGGGATCAGTTCTCCTTTTTAAAAGATATGCAGACCGAGTTTAACACACCGGTCAAAAAACTTGCCTTTGTGTATGAAAACGGCGACTGGGGAAAAGGCATGGCCGGTCAGTGGAAAAAACTGGCTGAAAAAGACGGCTATGAGGTTGTACTGGACGAACCGTATCCTTCCACCGCCACCGACCTGAGCCCTGTGGTTCAGAAAATCAGACGCTCCAGAGCAGATGTCCTTTTGCTGGTTTCCAATGCTGCGGACGCCATTCTTTTGACCAACACCCTGGCAGAATATAAAGTTAGTTTGAAAGCCATTGTGACCACCGGCGGCGGACATGCCGACCCCTTCTTTATCAAAGCCGTGGGTAAAAACGCCCAGTATCTTTTCGATATTGTGGAGTGGGAAGCCGACATCAACAAGCCCGGCGCCAAAGAGACCAATGAAAAATACAAAGCCAAATACGGTTATAACCTCACCGGTGAAGCTGTGGACGCCTATGTTGCCATGTACGTGATCAAAGATGCCCTGGAACGTGCCGGCAGCCTTGATAAAGACGCCATCCGCAACGCGTTGGCCCAGACCAACCTAACCTCAGGCCCCGGCATGATCGTCGGCTATGACGCGGTCCAGTTTGACCAAAGCGGCCAGAATTCCCATGCATCACCAGTTATCGTACAGATCAATGATGCGGGCAACGGCCTTGAAAGAATTACCGTCTGGCCCAAGAGCGCCAGACGCGCCGGATACACCCCTGTTTTCCCCAAACCATAA
- a CDS encoding branched-chain amino acid ABC transporter permease translates to MIYLIEDTINGILMGSIYGLTALGLTIIFGVLKVVNFAHGTLLMVSMYAAYWTVALSGLHPYLALIIVVPVMYVFGYYLQDIVIKPIFKAEKNVREPSTVIIVTTGVWYVLDNLTLMVFGPQYRSLPDNPLQGKMIELGEMFISVPKLWGAITAVATAFGVYYFFQKTRTGRAIRACSLDRDAASLSGINQYKIYNMAFGLGSAVTGIAAVTLVPFYNTFPTVGVLFDIKGFIIVVLGGLGSIPGAIIGGIIIGVIESVGPQFMTATWTEAIVYGLFLLVLFVKPSGLFGVKYDW, encoded by the coding sequence ATGATCTATTTAATTGAAGATACAATCAACGGCATCCTCATGGGCTCGATTTACGGGCTGACTGCCCTGGGGTTGACCATTATTTTCGGCGTGCTCAAGGTCGTTAACTTTGCCCACGGCACCCTTTTAATGGTCAGCATGTATGCGGCATACTGGACCGTTGCCCTGTCAGGACTTCATCCCTACCTTGCTCTTATTATAGTTGTTCCGGTCATGTATGTGTTTGGATACTATCTGCAGGATATTGTGATAAAGCCCATTTTTAAAGCTGAAAAAAATGTCCGGGAACCCAGTACGGTAATTATTGTTACCACCGGGGTGTGGTATGTGCTGGATAACTTGACCCTGATGGTTTTTGGTCCCCAGTACCGTTCTTTGCCGGATAATCCGCTCCAGGGGAAAATGATAGAGCTTGGAGAGATGTTTATCTCCGTGCCTAAGCTGTGGGGTGCCATAACTGCTGTGGCCACCGCCTTTGGCGTCTACTACTTTTTTCAGAAAACACGAACCGGACGAGCGATTCGGGCATGCAGTCTGGACCGAGATGCGGCCAGTTTGTCCGGTATCAATCAGTACAAGATCTACAACATGGCCTTTGGGCTGGGGTCGGCCGTGACCGGCATTGCCGCGGTCACTCTGGTTCCCTTTTACAATACCTTCCCTACCGTTGGTGTTCTGTTTGATATCAAAGGCTTTATCATTGTCGTGTTAGGCGGGCTCGGCTCCATTCCCGGGGCCATCATCGGCGGGATCATCATCGGGGTCATCGAATCCGTGGGGCCCCAGTTCATGACCGCAACGTGGACAGAGGCCATTGTATACGGTTTGTTCCTTCTGGTCCTTTTTGTTAAACCTTCAGGATTGTTCGGAGTAAAATATGACTGGTAA
- a CDS encoding branched-chain amino acid ABC transporter permease, whose translation MTGKPIAGTGDNNAPYETEGGILDRPALARKVVKDTINKVLLGAVLILVLALPAVVSSPTWLHIIVLIFFYAYLTTSWNMVGGFAGVLPLGHAVFLGIGAYTSTVLSLQYGISPWLGMLIGGVLAVAAGMVIGLPTLKMRGAYFALATIAFAEGVRVMVENLDFLGPFKLNGPRGLQIPPLNVGWSHFMFSSKVPYYYIILAMLLVILFLTWAVSRSKLGYYLTAGGEEPEAAQALGVNVSRAKVIAMALSCFFTALAGTFYAQFSLFIHPKSTISLDISFEIAFIALIGGRGSIAGPVLGALLLRPVSDLSRIYFGDILPGMHLVIYGVVLILVMIFQPRGLQEPLTRLYDKVVNRMVDGFIKGGGK comes from the coding sequence ATGACTGGTAAACCCATCGCAGGCACAGGGGACAACAACGCCCCCTACGAGACGGAAGGCGGCATTCTTGATAGGCCTGCCCTGGCCCGTAAAGTGGTTAAGGATACCATTAACAAGGTGCTGCTCGGGGCGGTGCTGATTCTGGTACTGGCCTTGCCGGCTGTTGTCAGCAGTCCCACCTGGCTGCATATCATTGTGCTGATCTTTTTTTACGCCTACCTGACCACCTCCTGGAACATGGTCGGCGGATTTGCAGGGGTCCTGCCCTTGGGGCATGCGGTGTTTCTGGGCATCGGCGCATATACCTCAACGGTGCTTTCCCTTCAGTACGGCATCAGTCCCTGGCTGGGGATGCTCATCGGCGGTGTGTTAGCGGTTGCCGCCGGTATGGTCATCGGGCTTCCCACCTTGAAGATGCGCGGGGCCTACTTTGCCCTGGCCACCATCGCCTTTGCCGAGGGTGTCCGCGTCATGGTTGAGAACCTGGACTTTCTTGGACCCTTCAAGCTCAATGGTCCCAGGGGGCTGCAGATTCCGCCCTTAAACGTGGGTTGGTCCCATTTTATGTTTTCATCCAAGGTGCCGTATTACTACATTATTTTGGCCATGCTGCTGGTGATTCTGTTTTTAACCTGGGCGGTTTCCAGGTCCAAACTGGGATATTACCTGACCGCCGGTGGCGAAGAACCTGAAGCGGCCCAGGCACTGGGTGTCAACGTATCCCGGGCTAAAGTGATCGCCATGGCACTGAGCTGCTTTTTTACCGCTCTGGCCGGAACGTTTTACGCTCAGTTCTCTTTGTTTATTCATCCTAAAAGTACCATTTCCCTTGATATATCCTTTGAGATTGCCTTTATCGCTTTGATCGGCGGCAGGGGATCTATTGCAGGACCTGTTCTGGGTGCGTTGCTCCTGCGGCCGGTCAGTGACCTGTCAAGAATTTATTTTGGAGATATTCTGCCTGGGATGCATCTGGTAATTTACGGTGTTGTGCTCATTCTGGTGATGATTTTTCAACCCCGTGGTCTGCAGGAACCCTTGACCCGGCTGTATGACAAAGTGGTGAACCGCATGGTCGACGGCTTCATTAAAGGAGGGGGGAAATGA
- a CDS encoding ABC transporter ATP-binding protein — protein sequence MNLLELKNVTKQFGGLTAVNNLSLSMEKGEILGVIGPNGAGKSTAFNCIAGVFPPTKGEVIFDGQVINGQKPWDLCKKGLARTFQIVKPFASKSVLYNVTVGAFVNTSSRAEAEAKAIEVLKLLNFDDRKDAKSADLTIADRKRLEIARALATNPRLLLLDEVMAGLRPAEVDEMVEIIRFLRDQGVTILVIEHIMRAIMALSDRLVVIQFGEKIAEGLPEAVASDEKVIKAYLGDEYGVS from the coding sequence ATGAATCTTCTTGAATTAAAGAATGTGACCAAACAGTTCGGCGGCCTGACGGCGGTGAACAATTTGAGTCTGTCCATGGAAAAAGGTGAAATCCTCGGGGTGATAGGGCCCAACGGGGCCGGAAAGTCCACGGCATTTAACTGTATTGCAGGCGTGTTTCCCCCCACAAAAGGTGAGGTGATTTTCGACGGCCAGGTGATCAACGGGCAAAAGCCCTGGGATTTGTGCAAAAAGGGTCTGGCCCGCACATTTCAGATCGTGAAACCCTTTGCGTCCAAAAGCGTACTTTACAATGTGACGGTGGGCGCTTTTGTCAATACGTCCAGCAGGGCGGAAGCCGAGGCCAAAGCCATTGAAGTGCTGAAGCTCCTTAATTTTGACGATAGAAAGGATGCCAAATCTGCGGATCTGACCATTGCAGACAGAAAGCGCCTTGAGATCGCCCGGGCCCTGGCCACGAATCCAAGACTTCTGCTCCTGGATGAGGTAATGGCAGGTCTGAGGCCGGCTGAGGTTGATGAGATGGTTGAAATCATAAGGTTTCTGCGCGACCAGGGCGTGACCATTCTGGTAATTGAACATATCATGCGGGCCATCATGGCATTATCCGACCGTCTTGTTGTCATCCAATTCGGGGAAAAAATCGCAGAAGGCCTGCCCGAAGCCGTGGCGTCCGATGAAAAAGTGATTAAAGCATATCTGGGAGATGAATATGGGGTTTCTTGA
- a CDS encoding ABC transporter ATP-binding protein — MGFLEVNNIDVSYGDVQVIFDLSMRIEEGEVVSIIGGNGAGKSTLLRTISGLMQPSAGQITFKNRSIHTQPPEEIVNRGIVHVPEGRRLFSLMTIKDNLIVGAYNKEADKYKEQTLAQVYEMLPRLKERENQTALTLSGGEQQMVAIGRGLMARPKILMLDEPSLGLAPVLVNSIFETIRKIADQGTTVLLVEQDVNHSLRLSDRGYVLEHGRIALEGKADELLGNPHIKEAYLGI, encoded by the coding sequence ATGGGGTTTCTTGAGGTAAATAACATTGATGTCAGTTATGGGGATGTCCAGGTCATTTTTGATCTGTCCATGCGCATTGAAGAGGGTGAAGTGGTCTCCATTATCGGCGGTAACGGTGCCGGGAAATCCACATTGCTGCGCACCATTTCAGGGTTGATGCAGCCGTCCGCCGGTCAGATCACCTTTAAAAATAGATCGATACACACCCAGCCGCCCGAGGAGATTGTCAACCGTGGTATTGTCCATGTCCCGGAAGGGCGCAGGCTTTTTTCTTTGATGACCATAAAAGACAATCTTATTGTGGGTGCGTATAACAAGGAAGCCGACAAGTACAAAGAGCAGACCCTGGCCCAGGTATATGAGATGCTGCCGCGACTCAAAGAGCGGGAAAATCAAACTGCCCTGACTTTGTCCGGCGGGGAGCAGCAGATGGTGGCCATTGGGCGGGGGCTGATGGCCCGGCCTAAAATCCTGATGTTGGATGAACCTTCCCTGGGGCTTGCCCCGGTTCTGGTCAACAGTATTTTTGAGACCATCCGGAAAATCGCCGACCAGGGCACCACCGTACTCCTGGTCGAACAGGACGTGAACCATTCTCTGCGCCTTTCAGACCGCGGCTATGTCCTGGAACACGGCCGAATTGCCCTGGAGGGCAAGGCCGATGAACTTTTGGGTAATCCCCACATTAAAGAAGCGTATTTAGGTATTTAG